The genomic interval AGCGAGCGATGAACAGCAGAGCATAAATGGCGATCGCAGAAATAATCAGGCGTTCCATGAATAACCAGCCTTAGATTGAGGGCATTGGGCAACATTACGCAGTCAATGTGCCCCTAGTATTCCCAACTAGGCGGTTAACTAAAAAGGGAGAGTGGGATTAGGGTTTGAAGATGAAACGATGACCAATTCAGACCAATTTGAAGTGAAAATGCAGCAGATCGGGTAGGGGCGTTTGGCCAAACGCCCTTACAGGATGTTGATGGGCCACGAAGACTATTTAAGAAGACTATTTAAATTGTTATCAACCACCTGAGGCTGGGGTGAAGGGCTGATAAGAGAGCGATGGTGAGCGGGCGCGAATGTGGGCATTTCATGCTCTCCCACCCGCTCACCATCCTTCCCTTCAGGACACTACCAATTCTCAATTCTCCCTAAATCTTCAACATCCGCTCCTCGATCGCTCCCCAGGTTTGCGGCGAAATTCTGACAGCAGCTTGCTTGCAACGGACAATTAACCAGTTGGCATAGAGATAGCGTTCCAGCCTGCGGAGTTCGTCATTAGAAAGGTTAATCCAGGTGGGGTCGAGTTTGAGGGTATGGAACCAGACCTGAAAGACGCGATTGTGGAATTCTTGAAACACACTGGCAGGTTGACGCAAATCGGGTGCCTGCTCCTTTAGAACTTCCAAACGGGCGAGGAGGACTTTGAAATTAATTTCCCGACAAATCGTGAGTTTTTCTAGTTCATCAATAATTGTTTGGGTGTAGGTATGGGAAATTGCCTGACCGATCGCCCGCGTGGAGGAGGGTTGAATCAGCGAGATCGCCAACGCGCGGGTGGGAATCGCTGACCGGGCAGGGGTATTGTCGGCATTTTGCATAAATCCGGGAATGCGCGTTTGGGCAAGCGTCCGAGTCAGTTCCAGGGTACGGGCAAGGGTGGGATTGAGAATCCGGGCAAGGTTGAGGGCGTAATCGTTAATGAGTGCCAGAAACAAAGCAGCGGTGCGACGGGCAGCGGGAGACAGTTGATCGGAAGCACAATCGGTGATTTCGTCTGCCCAATTGAGCAAAGCCCGGAGTTTTGGTGTATTGATATAGGTTTTTGCCTGGGTTTCCATTGCCAGCAGCAGGGAATCGGCTCCCCCCCGCATTAGCCCAGCAACCAGCAAAAATACCTCCTGCCAGCGATCGTGGGTGAGGTGATCGGTCACCAATTTGCGCGTCAGGTGATGGTCGTCAATGTACTGAGCCGTCAGGTATTCCTGAAGCGTCAGGTGGGAGAAGGAAAACACATCCTGGGCACGTTCCACCAGGATGCCCTGTTGAATCGCGATCGCATCCAGCACCGCTTCCCCATCCAGGTACTTGGGGGCATTCAGGTTCTCTGCCAGAAAGGTTCTGATCTGATCCACCACTTCCCGTTGGGAGAAGAACAACCGATTTGCCTCAAACCCCTTGTAGGCAACCTCAGACAGCAACACCTCCTCCAACTCCGTACTTAACCCCTGATAAATCTCATCCTGAAAGATCCGTTTCTCGGCTGCCCACTCTTCGAGCAACACTCGCAGCGCTTTACGGTAAAGCACACTACGATTTTGGGGAAAGTTTTGGGAACTGTGGTAGACCAGACACAGGAGCGTTAAGAGTAGGGGGGATTGGGCCAGTTCTTTTGCCGCTCGGTTTTCTTTTTTTTGCAATAAGTTCCAGCATTTCTGGGCGGTGTTTGCCTCCTGGTCAGCTTCAGAATAAAACCAGTTACGAATAAATTGCTCTATCTGTGCCTGGTTGAAGTCTGCCATGCCCACATCCGTAAAACGGCGAAAATTGTGGCGGTATGCCGCAACCCGACAGGAGGCAATAAAGCGGTTTTTGTCGTGTTGATCGACAAAGTTCTGGATTTGTTGAATTGCCGCATCCACATTCTTGCCGGGTACTTCATCCAACCCATCCAACAAAATCAGGAGTTTACCCTGCTCCAACAGCTTTTCCGTCACCACATCCGGCGATGGAAACCCGCAGATGCGAAACTCCTGGGCGATCGCTTTCTCAATCTCAATCTCAGCGGTGCTAAAACTTTTCAGTTCAATCAAAACCGGGATGCACTCATGCTCATATTTCCCCCCCACCCCCTTGAGCGCCTCCAACCCCATTTTGCGTAGAAAGGTGGACTTGCCGGCCCCCGGTCCCCCCAACACCATCAAAAATTGCTTCTCATTCGCAACCTTCAACCCATCCCGCTTCTGGGAATTCTTGGGTTGGAAGCTGCGATCGGGCTGCTGCCGAAAGGCTTTCTCCAGGTCTTCGATCGATTCAAAGCGGCTGATGCCCGTCCGGTCTAGGAATTGAACAGCAGTATAGACCGATTCCAGGGGAACAGGCTCCCGCATCCCCAGCACCTTCAAAATTCCGTGACGGGCAGCATAGTTCTGAACGTACTGCTCCGATGCCCTTGCAATCAGTTGTTCCGGGTCCTCATCTTTCTCTTTGATCCAACCAAAAAACTTGCCCCCACCATCGCAGACGACACGACTAAAAATCGATGCCAATGTTAGCGTTGCGGCTGGAATCAGGATGCGCTCAATGAACATGGGGGAGGGAAAAAAAGGGATAAGGAATGGGAAAAGATTGGAAAGCCTCAACTTGAGAGCTTTAATCTTTTATTCTCCACTCTTTTCAACATTAGTCACACGATCGAAATTGCCCACCCTTTTTCGGGTGAGTTATAAAATTCAAAAGCTAGAAGCCAGAATCCAAATCGGCTTTCTCCTTCTGGCTCCTAGCTCCTAGCTCCTAACCCCTATTTCCTTTTACTGCTCATTCGTCACCCTACTCTTAGCCTGGCGAATATAGCTGCCCCTGGATGCCAAACACTCCGCCATCAGCTTAGAATTGCCAATTTTACTTTCTGCCCACTGCCAGATCCCTTCACTGTCTTCAAATTCAGTGTTGGTTGAATTAACTTGCAAAACATTGAGTGTCGCATCAAGGTAAATCTGGTCGTTATGAAAAGACAGGCTACTCACAATCTCCTGCTGATACCCAGCGGACGAGGCAGGAGGCGTGTTAATAATTCTGATGCAGAACCGACCTTGATTGCTTCCGATTTCCCGACCCGATGTATCAAAGTAAGCATTTTTAGCCTGATATTTACCCGGTCGGGGTGCCTTCCCATAAATTGCCGCTGCCGCATTCTGTTTCGATGCATCAGGTTGATTTGGCGACCCAGCAGCTGCGGGTTTAGCACCCTGACGATTTGAATTAGGATTCCCTACTTTTGGCGCAGGGGAAGGTTTGACCGTATTTGCCTTAGACCGATCGACCCTGGGCGAGGATGAAACCTTTGAATGATTGAGCGAAGCCGCCGCAGGTTTAGAAGAAACCGAAGATGGCACTGACTGTTGATACCAGCTGTATCCCACACCCCCAGTGATCAATACCAAAATGCCAACCGCCAGTTCTACAAACGGGATTTTTTGATGAGGGGTTGTGGATTGGGGAATGGGGATGGTTTCCAGGGCGATCGCAGGATCGACACTTATACGGGGAACTTGAGCAGGTTTACCGTACTGGCGGTTGAGTTGGGGAACACGCTTGCACAAATATCGGTACAGGTGCCCCAATGTTGCACTCTTATTCCGATTTTGAGTCCGCAACTTTTCTAGTAGCGCGTAGGTAAAAGAACTGTGCTGTAAAGCTTCAATTTCATAGGACGTTTCACCAAAACCGGACGAGAAAATCGTAGTTACTCCCTGGGGATCGGTTCCAAAGCCCTGCCCAAACTTTTGTTCCTCAGTATGGCAAGCATCCAGCACCAGAACAATATTGGTTGCCCCGCTCCGTTTCAAGCATTCTGCAATGTAGTCGATTTGAAGTGCGGTTTCCTCCACAATCTCCGGGTCGCCATCGCAGGGCATCAAATAATCCCAGTTCGCGTACTGCAACCCATGCCCGCTAAAGAAAAACCAAAGTGAATCCTCCGGCTTGAGGAAAGGCTCGGCAAATCGTACCTCTAGAAACTGCCGCAGATGAGAGACAGTTGGTTGGGTTGGAATCGTAATTCCTGCATCCAGGACAACGGCTGGGGAATCATCTGAAAAATAATAAACCTGGTCGAACTTAGCATCTTGAACCAGGAAATCTCGGATTAACTTTGCATCCTGTTGTGCATATTGCAGAGATTGCAGCCGTTTATATTGACTAATTCCTATTGTGATTGCCCAGTTGCTTGCCATCTAAATTCAATTCCATCTATAACTAGCCGTTTAATAGACAACCGTATTTCCACGCAGGCAATTGGGAGCGCGCAGCCTTCCTCTCAATCGAAACATTGATCTCCCTAGCAGCAATTTTCAGGCTTACCTGCAAAAATCCGGATAGATCCGGTTAGTTAATCGGGGGTAGATCTCAAATTTAGGGTGGTATCCGTAGAGACGTTCCCGCAAAACATCTCCATGCATATAACGTTTCGCATTCTCCCACCCTCTCATCCTCCTTCCCTTCAGGGCACTACCAACCAGGCATCTGAAGGCATCTGTTGCTCCCAATCAGGGAATGGGGATAACTGAACATATCCTCCCTTGAAAACTTTGGATGCATTGATGACTTATAGCCTCAAGGTTGCCGATATGCCGGTGGGTGAACGCCCACGC from Kovacikia minuta CCNUW1 carries:
- a CDS encoding NACHT domain-containing protein — protein: MFIERILIPAATLTLASIFSRVVCDGGGKFFGWIKEKDEDPEQLIARASEQYVQNYAARHGILKVLGMREPVPLESVYTAVQFLDRTGISRFESIEDLEKAFRQQPDRSFQPKNSQKRDGLKVANEKQFLMVLGGPGAGKSTFLRKMGLEALKGVGGKYEHECIPVLIELKSFSTAEIEIEKAIAQEFRICGFPSPDVVTEKLLEQGKLLILLDGLDEVPGKNVDAAIQQIQNFVDQHDKNRFIASCRVAAYRHNFRRFTDVGMADFNQAQIEQFIRNWFYSEADQEANTAQKCWNLLQKKENRAAKELAQSPLLLTLLCLVYHSSQNFPQNRSVLYRKALRVLLEEWAAEKRIFQDEIYQGLSTELEEVLLSEVAYKGFEANRLFFSQREVVDQIRTFLAENLNAPKYLDGEAVLDAIAIQQGILVERAQDVFSFSHLTLQEYLTAQYIDDHHLTRKLVTDHLTHDRWQEVFLLVAGLMRGGADSLLLAMETQAKTYINTPKLRALLNWADEITDCASDQLSPAARRTAALFLALINDYALNLARILNPTLARTLELTRTLAQTRIPGFMQNADNTPARSAIPTRALAISLIQPSSTRAIGQAISHTYTQTIIDELEKLTICREINFKVLLARLEVLKEQAPDLRQPASVFQEFHNRVFQVWFHTLKLDPTWINLSNDELRRLERYLYANWLIVRCKQAAVRISPQTWGAIEERMLKI
- a CDS encoding caspase family protein, whose protein sequence is MASNWAITIGISQYKRLQSLQYAQQDAKLIRDFLVQDAKFDQVYYFSDDSPAVVLDAGITIPTQPTVSHLRQFLEVRFAEPFLKPEDSLWFFFSGHGLQYANWDYLMPCDGDPEIVEETALQIDYIAECLKRSGATNIVLVLDACHTEEQKFGQGFGTDPQGVTTIFSSGFGETSYEIEALQHSSFTYALLEKLRTQNRNKSATLGHLYRYLCKRVPQLNRQYGKPAQVPRISVDPAIALETIPIPQSTTPHQKIPFVELAVGILVLITGGVGYSWYQQSVPSSVSSKPAAASLNHSKVSSSPRVDRSKANTVKPSPAPKVGNPNSNRQGAKPAAAGSPNQPDASKQNAAAAIYGKAPRPGKYQAKNAYFDTSGREIGSNQGRFCIRIINTPPASSAGYQQEIVSSLSFHNDQIYLDATLNVLQVNSTNTEFEDSEGIWQWAESKIGNSKLMAECLASRGSYIRQAKSRVTNEQ